The Sesamum indicum cultivar Zhongzhi No. 13 linkage group LG2, S_indicum_v1.0, whole genome shotgun sequence genome contains a region encoding:
- the LOC105156212 gene encoding protein TIFY 6A isoform X1, with translation MERDFLGLNSKNSFTAKEEYAGGGCEDSGFARSSGVPWPLSNKASALPQFMSMKSEQDEKQPPKNFGGAAMKQQFLGGNPLTGPHAILPSAAYVARTTEQWINCKPSSIPSQMTIFYGGTVNVFDDISPEKAQAIMFLAGNGCVPANVAQTKLQMQAPAPKLPAADRFLVNQSLSMSPGSGLPSPISVSSHPVDRSGVPAVNNDDVKVSKTVGMPTTLVNRIEPPRLISSRGSVAATAMISSGVFLTAVPQSRKASLARFLEKRKERVMSAAPYNLSKNAADCGTPESTGFGFSSTSGVGSSSVSTNKETGSEP, from the exons ATGGAGAGGGATTTCCTGGggttgaattctaagaattctTTTACTGCTAAGGAAGAGTATGCTGGGGGAGGCTGTGAAGACTCTG GGTTTGCAAGGAGCTCAGGAGTTCCATGGCCGTTGTCAAACAAGGCATCTGCCCTCCCTCAATTCATGTCTATGAAGTCTGAGCAAGATGAGAAACAACCACCAAAG AATTTTGGAGGTGCTGCCATGAAGCAACAATTTCTTGGCGGGAATCCTCTTACAGGTCCTCATGCGATTCTTCCTTCAGCTGCCTATGTGGCTAGAACAACCGAACAATG GATTAATTGTAAGCCTTCCAGCATTCCTTCTCAAATGACCATATTTTATGGTGGAACGGTGAACGTGTTTGATGACATCTCTCCCGAGAAG GCTCAGGCGATCATGTTTTTGGCTGGGAATGGGTGTGTTCCAGCTAACGTGGCTCAGACGAAACTTCAGATGCAAGCACCTGCCCCTAAACTTCCAGCTGCAGACCGCTTTTTGGTTAACCAATCCCTGAGTATGTCACCAGGCTCGGGCCTCCCGAGCCCTATATCTGTTTCTTCTCACCCCGTCGATCGATCTGGAGTTCCAGCTGTTAACAACGATGATGTCAAGGTATCTAAGACTGTTGGCATGCCAACCACTCTTGTTAACAGAATCGAGCCTCCTAGGCTGATATCATCAAGAGGATCTGTTGCGGCGACTGCTATGATATCATCAG GTGTTTTTCTCACAGCTGTTCCACAGTCGCGCAAAGCATCCCTGGCTCGGTTCTTGGAGAAGCGCAAGGAGAG GGTGATGAGTGCAGCACCATACAACCTGAGCAAGAACGCAGCTGATTGTGGCACCCCGGAGTCGACCGGTTTTGGCTTCTCAAGTACTTCTGGTGTCGGCTCCAGCTCCGTCTCCACCAACAAGGAGACCGGAAGCGAGCCATGA
- the LOC105156214 gene encoding dynein light chain 1, cytoplasmic-like isoform X2, with translation MEGAEKELERRSKFLNSLIEKKKKAVEQKQQHDRMNVRVRASDMPLSLQNHAFMTARNILDSMPTSSKLDSKRLALSLKKEFDSTYGPAWHCIVGTSFGSYVTHSLGGFLYFSIDKLNSDICSLQLQVAIIGQIYQFSYADI, from the exons ATGGAGGGAGCAGAGAAAGAGTTGGAGAGGAGAAGCAAGTTCTTGAACAGTTTAAtcgagaagaaaaagaaggcagTTGAGCAAAAACAACAGCATGATCGGATGAACGTGCGCGTGAGGGCCTCGGATATGCCTTTGTCTCTGCAGAATCACGCCTTCATGACTGCTAGAAACATTCTTGACTCCATGCCCACTTCTTCCAAGCTTGACAGCAAACGCCTTGCTCTTTCACTCAAAAAg GAGTTCGACTCAACATATGGTCCGGCTTGGCATTGCATTGTGGGAACCAGCTTCGGATCATATGTGACACATTCACTGGGAGGGTTCTTGTATTTCTCAATAGATAAG CTGAATTCAGATATTTGTTCATTACAATTACAAGTGGCGATAATTGGACAAATCTACCAATTCTCATATGCCGACATATGA
- the LOC105156214 gene encoding F-box protein SKIP28-like isoform X1 — translation MTRVCKTLREAINNDILPWLKLVVDRPINCRLTDDILMEVASKAEGRLQVLVLINCVKITDDGLLRVIAQNPHISQLHVPGCTSLSPGGVIRALKLLTKNSHRIKSLKISGIYGVQKEDLEMIHNLINHKQTQHKRNIIFCHEYKKFSTLKHIDTNCPVDLDVCPKCNEVRMVFDCPKVDCKKRQGSQCRGCEYCVTRCVECGICITESQELEEVSCSETLCSDCWIKLPKCNFCNKPYCSQHADQQHRVSGSTGFVCAACHSKYY, via the exons ATGACTCGAGTCTGCAAAACACTGAGAGAAGCCATAAACAATGACATACTCCCCTGGCTGAAACTCGTCGTGGATCGGCCTATCAATTGCCGTCTCACTGACGATATCCTCATGGAAGTTGCTTCCAAAGCAGAAGGTAGGCTGCAAGTTTTGGTTCTGATCAACTGTGTGAAGATTACTGATGATGGGCTGTTGAGGGTTATTGCACAGAATCCTCATATCAGCCAG CTTCATGTACCAGGCTGCACAAGCTTATCACCAGGAGGAGTCATTAGAGCGCTGAAGCTTCTAACCAAGAACAGCCACAGAATCAAGAGCCTCAAGATCAGCGGAATCTATGGTGTTCAGAAGGAAGACCTTGAGATGATTCATAATCTGATCAATCACAAACAAACACAACACAAGAGAAACATTATCTTTTGTCACGAGTACAAGAAATTCTCGACCCTAAAACACATAGACACCAACTGTCCAGTTGATCTTGATGTATGTCCAAAGTGCAACGAGGTAAGAATGGTTTTCGACTGCCCTAAAGTTGACTGTAAGAAGCGACAAGGGAGCCAGTGTAGGGGGTGTGAATATTGTGTTACGAGATGTGTAGAGTGTGGCATATGCATAACAGAGAGTCAAGAACTGGAAGAGGTTTCCTGCTCAGAAACTTTGTGTTCGGATTGTTGGATAAAGCTGCCAAAATGCAACTTTTGTAATAAGCCATACTGTAGCCAGCATGCGGATCAGCAGCACAGGGTTTCAGGGTCTACAGGATTTGTATGTGCTGCTTGCCATTCAAAATACTATTGA
- the LOC105156212 gene encoding protein TIFY 7 isoform X2, which yields MERDFLGLNSKNSFTAKEEYAGGGCEDSGFARSSGVPWPLSNKASALPQFMSMKSEQDEKQPPKNFGGAAMKQQFLGGNPLTGPHAILPSAAYVARTTEQWINCKPSSIPSQMTIFYGGTVNVFDDISPEKAQAIMFLAGNGCVPANVAQTKLQMQAPAPKLPAADRFLVNQSLSMSPGSGLPSPISVSSHPVDRSGVPAVNNDDVKVSKTVGMPTTLVNRIEPPRLISSRGSVAATAMISSAVPQSRKASLARFLEKRKERVMSAAPYNLSKNAADCGTPESTGFGFSSTSGVGSSSVSTNKETGSEP from the exons ATGGAGAGGGATTTCCTGGggttgaattctaagaattctTTTACTGCTAAGGAAGAGTATGCTGGGGGAGGCTGTGAAGACTCTG GGTTTGCAAGGAGCTCAGGAGTTCCATGGCCGTTGTCAAACAAGGCATCTGCCCTCCCTCAATTCATGTCTATGAAGTCTGAGCAAGATGAGAAACAACCACCAAAG AATTTTGGAGGTGCTGCCATGAAGCAACAATTTCTTGGCGGGAATCCTCTTACAGGTCCTCATGCGATTCTTCCTTCAGCTGCCTATGTGGCTAGAACAACCGAACAATG GATTAATTGTAAGCCTTCCAGCATTCCTTCTCAAATGACCATATTTTATGGTGGAACGGTGAACGTGTTTGATGACATCTCTCCCGAGAAG GCTCAGGCGATCATGTTTTTGGCTGGGAATGGGTGTGTTCCAGCTAACGTGGCTCAGACGAAACTTCAGATGCAAGCACCTGCCCCTAAACTTCCAGCTGCAGACCGCTTTTTGGTTAACCAATCCCTGAGTATGTCACCAGGCTCGGGCCTCCCGAGCCCTATATCTGTTTCTTCTCACCCCGTCGATCGATCTGGAGTTCCAGCTGTTAACAACGATGATGTCAAGGTATCTAAGACTGTTGGCATGCCAACCACTCTTGTTAACAGAATCGAGCCTCCTAGGCTGATATCATCAAGAGGATCTGTTGCGGCGACTGCTATGATATCATCAG CTGTTCCACAGTCGCGCAAAGCATCCCTGGCTCGGTTCTTGGAGAAGCGCAAGGAGAG GGTGATGAGTGCAGCACCATACAACCTGAGCAAGAACGCAGCTGATTGTGGCACCCCGGAGTCGACCGGTTTTGGCTTCTCAAGTACTTCTGGTGTCGGCTCCAGCTCCGTCTCCACCAACAAGGAGACCGGAAGCGAGCCATGA
- the LOC105156214 gene encoding dynein light chain LC6, flagellar outer arm-like isoform X4 yields the protein MEGAEKELERRSKFLNSLIEKKKKAVEQKQQHDRMNVRVRASDMPLSLQNHAFMTARNILDSMPTSSKLDSKRLALSLKKEFDSTYGPAWHCIVGTSFGSYVTHSLGGFLYFSIDKVYVLLFKTAVEPLD from the exons ATGGAGGGAGCAGAGAAAGAGTTGGAGAGGAGAAGCAAGTTCTTGAACAGTTTAAtcgagaagaaaaagaaggcagTTGAGCAAAAACAACAGCATGATCGGATGAACGTGCGCGTGAGGGCCTCGGATATGCCTTTGTCTCTGCAGAATCACGCCTTCATGACTGCTAGAAACATTCTTGACTCCATGCCCACTTCTTCCAAGCTTGACAGCAAACGCCTTGCTCTTTCACTCAAAAAg GAGTTCGACTCAACATATGGTCCGGCTTGGCATTGCATTGTGGGAACCAGCTTCGGATCATATGTGACACATTCACTGGGAGGGTTCTTGTATTTCTCAATAGATAAGGTCTATGTTCTTCTCTTCAAGACTGCTGTTGAGCCTTTGGACTAA
- the LOC105156213 gene encoding glucan endo-1,3-beta-glucosidase 3: MGLVFLGLFLMVVSATAADEAAFVGVNIGTALSDMPDPTQVVALLKAQQIRHVRLYDTDQAMLRALANSGIRVIVSVPNDQLLGIGQSNATAANWVSRNILAHVPATNISAIAVGSEVLTTLPNAAPVLVSAMNFIHSALVAANLDSHIKVSTPHSSSIILDSFPPSQAFFNRTWDPVMVPLLKFLQSTGSFLMLNVYPYYDYMQANGAIPLDYALFRPLLPTKEAVDPNTLLHYTNVFDAVVDAAYFAMSYLNFTNVPITVTESGWPSKGDSSEPDATMDNANTYNSNLIRHILNNTGTPKHPGIAVSTYIYELYNEDLRPGPISEKNWGLFDANGVPVYILHLTGSGTVLANDTTNQTYCVAREGADKKMLQAALDWACGPGKVDCSPLLQGQPCYEPDTVVAHASYAFDAYYHRMVMGDGTCNFNGVATITTTDPSHGSCIFPGSGGRNGTFINGTALAPSFNSTTSGCSPQFFQCEYFYMHSVLFGVVLWAAVYL, translated from the exons atgggTTTAGTGTTTCTTGGTCTTTTCTTGATGGTGGTGTCTGCTACTGCTGCTGATGAAG CTGCTTTTGTTGGGGTAAACATAGGGACGGCACTTTCCGACATGCCAGATCCAACCCAAGTGGTGGCCCTTCTGAAGGCTCAGCAGATCCGCCATGTCAGGCTTTATGACACTGATCAAGCAATGCTACGAGCTCTTGCTAATTCTGGAATACGTGTAATCGTGTCAGTGCCCAACGATCAACTATTAGGCATTGGGCAGTCTAACGCCACAGCAGCCAACTGGGTTTCTCGTAATATTCTTGCTCATGTCCCAGCCACCAACATCTCTGCTATAGCTGTTGGCTCTGAAGTCCTCACCACTCTCCCAAATGCAGCTCCAGTCCTGGTCTCAGCCATGAATTTTATTCACTCTGCCCTTGTGGCTGCAAATCTTGACTCCCACATCAAAGTTTCCACTCCGCACTCTTCTTCTATAATCCTTGACTCTTTTCCACCCTCCCAAGCTTTCTTTAATCGCACATGGGACCCTGTCATGGTGCCACTGCTCAAATTTTTGCAATCTACTGGCTCGTTTCTTATGCTAAATGTTTATCCATATTATGACTATATGCAAGCCAATGGTGCTATTCCGTTGGATTATGCTCTATTTCGTCCTCTTCTTCCAACCAAGGAGGCTGTTGATCCTAACACGCTTCTCCATTACACCAATGTCTTTGATGCTGTTGTTGATGCAGCTTATTTTGCAATGTCTTATTTGAACTTCACTAATGTTCCTATCACAGTGACAGAATCTGGTTGGCCATCCAAGGGTGACTCTTCTGAGCCAGATGCCACTATGGACAATGCTAACACTTACAACAGCAACCTCATCAGGCACATTCTGAACAATACAGGGACTCCAAAACATCCAGGCATTGCAGTTAGTACATACATTTACGAACTTTACAATGAAGATCTTAGGCCTGGACCTATTTCAGAGAAGAACTGGGGGCTCTTTGATGCCAATGGGGTGCCCGTTTATATCCTACACTTGACAGGTTCAGGAACCGTATTGGCAAATGATACTACAAATCAGACTTATTGTGTCGCAAGGGAAGGTGCTGACAAGAAGATGTTACAGGCAGCATTAGATTGGGCATGCGGACCAGGGAAAGTCGACTGCTCTCCTCTGTTGCAGGGGCAACCATGCTATGAACCAGATACTGTGGTTGCCCATGCATCTTATGCTTTCGATGCATATTATCATCGGATGGTAATGGGTGACGGGACCTGTAACTTCAATGGGGTGGCCACCATCACCACAACAGATCCAA GTCATGgttcttgcatttttcctgGAAG TGGTGGAAGAAACGGCACCTTTATAAATGGCACTGCCCTCGCTCCATCTTTCAATTCCACAACATCCGGTTGCAGTCCCCAATTTTTCCAgtgtgaatatttttatatgcacTCTGTGTTATTTGGTGTTGTACTATGGGCTGCAGTGTATTTGTAG
- the LOC105156214 gene encoding dynein light chain, cytoplasmic-like isoform X3, with translation MEGAEKELERRSKFLNSLIEKKKKAVEQKQQHDRMNVRVRASDMPLSLQNHAFMTARNILDSMPTSSKLDSKRLALSLKKEFDSTYGPAWHCIVGTSFGSYVTHSLGGFLYFSIDKERRREESGARSQIGKEIY, from the exons ATGGAGGGAGCAGAGAAAGAGTTGGAGAGGAGAAGCAAGTTCTTGAACAGTTTAAtcgagaagaaaaagaaggcagTTGAGCAAAAACAACAGCATGATCGGATGAACGTGCGCGTGAGGGCCTCGGATATGCCTTTGTCTCTGCAGAATCACGCCTTCATGACTGCTAGAAACATTCTTGACTCCATGCCCACTTCTTCCAAGCTTGACAGCAAACGCCTTGCTCTTTCACTCAAAAAg GAGTTCGACTCAACATATGGTCCGGCTTGGCATTGCATTGTGGGAACCAGCTTCGGATCATATGTGACACATTCACTGGGAGGGTTCTTGTATTTCTCAATAGATAAG GAAAGAAGGAGAGAAGAGAGTGGGGCAAGAAGTCAAATTGGGAAAGAAATCtattaa